From a region of the Longimicrobium sp. genome:
- a CDS encoding HigA family addiction module antitoxin: MHGFSPQDLLIRVPTHGPSPHPGEMLREDYLPDYGWSAEEFAARLRVPLAVVEELLAERVPVTPELALRLAKLFRQSPGMWIKMQLAHDYWDAFRAADADLEQIVPVDDVEAEPEPVRKAS; encoded by the coding sequence ATGCATGGGTTCAGCCCGCAGGACCTTCTCATCCGGGTGCCAACCCACGGTCCGTCGCCTCATCCGGGCGAAATGTTGCGGGAGGACTATCTGCCCGATTACGGGTGGTCGGCCGAGGAGTTCGCGGCGCGGCTGCGGGTGCCGCTGGCAGTGGTCGAGGAACTGCTCGCGGAGCGCGTGCCGGTGACGCCGGAACTGGCGTTGCGGCTGGCGAAGCTGTTCCGCCAGAGCCCGGGGATGTGGATCAAGATGCAGCTCGCGCACGACTACTGGGACGCCTTCCGCGCCGCGGATGCGGACCTCGAGCAGATCGTACCGGTCGACGACGTCGAGGCCGAGCCCGAGCCCGTGCGGAAGGCGAGCTGA
- a CDS encoding S41 family peptidase: protein MKLKRTVVAPALVAGVALVSGGWLLQRGVTGQQSVFQRAQLFDEVLHYVETRYVDEHAEGDLYQKAIEGMLGQLGDPHTVFMTADEYAQLHLQTSGEYGGLGIQLAPREGYITAVSVLPGTPAERAGIRVGDMLVEIDGKDAKGWNEDFAVKALRGAIGTPVNLTVRRVGVDQPLHFTINREEIHLHSVPYAYMAAPGVGYVDLLVFSQTSTDELRAAIERLKQQGARKLVLDLRGNPGGLLDQGVAVSDLFLRRGQSIVETRYRNPMESETYRASSDEAVDLPMVVLVDAYSASAAEIVSGALQDHDRALVIGTTSYGKGSVQSVYRLSGGNFLKLTTGKWYTPSGRSIQKPYRPGQTEADADADSASAAADTTRRRAYRTDSGRTVMGGGGIVPDLTVRDTTTLAERAFITAVSRKASVYNSVVMRYALEYERRMPNLQPSFPVTPQMRQELFTRLRAAGVEITPEQYAGAQRWVDRQLANQIAVSRFGQSAAAQRNDVDDKALQEAVRLLQASPNQAALFRAAEQAQARQRVATGQ from the coding sequence ATGAAGCTCAAGCGTACCGTCGTTGCGCCCGCCCTGGTGGCCGGCGTCGCCCTGGTGTCGGGCGGCTGGCTGCTGCAGCGCGGGGTGACCGGCCAGCAGAGCGTGTTCCAGCGTGCGCAGCTCTTCGACGAGGTGCTGCACTACGTGGAAACGCGCTACGTGGACGAGCACGCCGAGGGCGACCTGTACCAGAAGGCGATCGAGGGGATGCTGGGGCAGCTGGGCGACCCCCACACCGTCTTCATGACCGCCGACGAGTACGCGCAGCTTCACCTGCAGACCAGCGGCGAGTACGGCGGCCTGGGGATCCAGCTCGCCCCGCGCGAGGGGTACATCACCGCCGTGAGCGTGCTCCCCGGCACCCCGGCCGAGCGCGCCGGCATCCGCGTGGGCGACATGCTGGTCGAGATCGACGGCAAGGACGCCAAGGGGTGGAACGAAGACTTCGCGGTGAAGGCGCTGCGCGGCGCCATCGGCACCCCGGTGAACCTCACCGTGCGCCGCGTGGGGGTGGACCAGCCGCTGCACTTCACCATCAACCGCGAGGAGATCCACCTGCACTCGGTGCCGTACGCCTACATGGCGGCGCCCGGCGTGGGGTACGTGGACCTGCTGGTGTTCTCGCAGACCTCGACCGACGAGCTGCGCGCCGCCATCGAGCGGCTGAAGCAGCAGGGCGCGCGCAAGCTGGTCCTGGACCTGCGCGGCAACCCCGGCGGGCTGCTGGACCAGGGCGTGGCCGTGTCGGACCTGTTCCTGCGCCGCGGCCAGAGCATCGTGGAGACGCGCTACCGCAACCCGATGGAGAGCGAGACCTATCGCGCCAGCAGCGACGAGGCAGTCGACCTGCCCATGGTGGTGCTGGTGGACGCCTACAGCGCCAGCGCCGCCGAGATCGTCTCGGGCGCACTGCAGGACCACGACCGCGCGCTGGTGATCGGCACCACCAGCTACGGCAAGGGCTCGGTGCAGTCGGTCTACCGGCTGTCGGGCGGCAACTTCCTGAAGCTGACCACCGGCAAGTGGTACACGCCGTCGGGGCGCTCCATCCAGAAGCCGTACCGCCCCGGCCAGACCGAGGCCGACGCGGACGCCGACAGCGCGTCGGCGGCGGCCGACACCACGCGGCGGCGGGCGTACCGCACCGACAGCGGGCGCACGGTGATGGGCGGCGGCGGCATCGTGCCGGACCTCACGGTGCGCGATACCACCACGCTGGCCGAGCGCGCCTTCATCACCGCGGTGTCCAGGAAGGCGTCGGTGTACAACAGCGTGGTGATGCGCTACGCGCTGGAGTACGAGCGCCGCATGCCCAACCTGCAGCCGAGCTTCCCCGTGACGCCGCAGATGCGCCAGGAGCTGTTCACCCGGCTGCGCGCCGCCGGGGTGGAGATCACCCCCGAGCAGTACGCCGGCGCGCAGCGCTGGGTGGACCGGCAGCTGGCCAACCAGATCGCGGTCTCGCGCTTCGGCCAGTCGGCGGCGGCGCAGCGCAACGACGTGGACGACAAGGCGCTGCAGGAGGCCGTGCGCCTCCTGCAGGCTTCGCCCAACCAGGCGGCGCTCTTCCGCGCCGCCGAGCAGGCGCAGGCGCGGCAGCGGGTGGCGACGGGGCAGTAA
- the metH gene encoding methionine synthase, whose translation MSDQTTSPYLSALRERVLVFDGAMGTSIQRYDLTAADFGGERLEGCNDYLVISRPQVIEEIHSGYMEAGCDVLETDTFRSNRITLREYGLEDEVREINVAAASLARRVADRFAADGRPRFVAGSIGPSGFLPSASDPTLGNITFGELVPVFAEQARALIEGGVDVLLIETSQDILEVKAAVFGCREAIREAGRPVALQVQVTLDTSGRMLLGTDIGAAMVTLEALRADVIGLNCSTGPEHMRQAVRFLGENSRLPISCIPNAGIPHNEAGCAVYPLEADPFAAQMREFVEEFGVSIVGGCCGTNAEHIRRLVEAVRPLKPKQREVDYVPRLSSAIRATDLVQIPAPTMIGERVNAQGSRKVKRFLLADDYDGVLEVGREQTESGAHVLDVCVALTERQDEAAQMRTVVKLLSQGVDAPLCFDSTEADVLKAALEQSPGRPIVNSINLENGRERVDAVLPLVAAHGAAVIALTIDKDLGGMAKTAETKLAVARKIHEIATQEYGLAPDALIFDALTFTLSTGDEEFRRSALETIEGIRAIKRELPGVLTTLGVSNVSFGLQPHARTVLNSVFLHHCVEAGLDTGIINPAHVKPYFEIDSDDRKLADDLIFDRRTETHDPLAAYIARFESASVEQESSADPTAEMTPEAALHWKILHRKKDGVEELIDAAVEKLGAVPVLNDVLLPAMKEVGDKFGAGELILPFVLQSAEVMKKAVARLENYLEKTEGQTKGKVVLATVYGDVHDIGKSLVNTILTNNGYTVFDLGKQVPVNTIIEKADEVGADAIGLSALLVSTSKQMPLCAQELFRRGKEYPLLVGGAAINPSFVRAAAVIGDGQPYPSGMFYCKDAFEGLSVMDRLMSGERDSWVREHNEAMVRRSEEYARSKARAGELRPASRAGATVPEADVPSPPFWGWKVLDTIPVDDVVECIDRNTLYRMQWGARNLKGEEWERLLREDFEPRLKRYTLEARTQGWLRPRAIYGYFPVGREGDDVVVFDPADRAKEIGRFSFPRQEDREELSLADYFRPLNGNGPGDVLALQVVTSGDRAADFIARRNASGDYTEGYFLHGFSVQTAEGTAEYINRRVRSELGLAEPRGLRYSWGYPACPDIEQHEVLFGILPVKETIGVGLTSAWQLDPEQSTAAMVVHHPAAKYFSAG comes from the coding sequence ATGTCCGACCAGACGACCAGCCCGTACCTGTCCGCGCTCCGCGAGCGCGTGCTCGTGTTCGACGGTGCCATGGGCACCTCCATCCAGCGCTACGACCTGACCGCCGCCGACTTCGGGGGCGAGCGCCTTGAGGGGTGCAACGACTACCTCGTCATCTCCAGGCCGCAGGTGATCGAGGAGATCCACTCCGGCTACATGGAGGCCGGGTGCGACGTGCTGGAGACGGACACCTTCCGCTCCAACCGCATCACCCTCCGCGAGTACGGGCTGGAGGACGAGGTCCGCGAGATCAACGTGGCCGCCGCCTCGCTGGCCCGGCGCGTGGCCGACCGCTTCGCGGCGGACGGGCGGCCGCGCTTCGTGGCCGGCTCCATCGGTCCCAGCGGGTTCCTTCCCTCGGCGTCGGACCCCACGCTGGGCAACATCACCTTCGGCGAACTGGTCCCCGTCTTCGCCGAGCAGGCGCGGGCGCTGATCGAGGGCGGCGTGGACGTGCTGCTGATCGAGACCAGCCAGGACATCCTGGAGGTGAAGGCGGCGGTGTTCGGGTGCCGCGAGGCCATCCGCGAGGCCGGCCGCCCGGTCGCCCTGCAGGTGCAGGTGACGCTGGACACATCGGGGCGCATGCTGCTGGGCACCGACATCGGCGCGGCGATGGTCACGCTCGAGGCGCTGCGGGCCGACGTCATCGGGCTGAACTGCTCCACCGGCCCCGAGCACATGCGGCAGGCCGTGCGCTTCCTGGGCGAGAACAGCCGGCTTCCCATCTCCTGCATCCCCAACGCGGGGATCCCGCACAACGAGGCGGGGTGCGCCGTCTACCCGCTCGAGGCCGACCCCTTCGCCGCGCAGATGCGCGAGTTCGTGGAGGAGTTCGGCGTCTCCATCGTGGGCGGGTGCTGCGGGACCAACGCCGAGCACATCCGCCGCCTGGTAGAGGCCGTGCGCCCGCTGAAGCCGAAGCAGCGCGAGGTCGACTACGTCCCCCGTCTCTCCTCGGCCATCCGCGCGACCGACCTGGTGCAGATCCCCGCGCCCACCATGATCGGCGAGAGGGTGAACGCGCAGGGGAGCCGCAAGGTGAAGCGCTTCCTGCTGGCCGACGACTACGACGGCGTGCTGGAAGTCGGGCGCGAGCAGACGGAGAGCGGCGCGCACGTGCTGGACGTCTGCGTGGCGCTCACCGAGCGGCAGGACGAGGCGGCGCAGATGCGCACGGTCGTCAAGCTCCTGTCGCAGGGGGTGGACGCGCCGCTCTGCTTCGACAGCACCGAGGCCGACGTGCTGAAGGCGGCGCTGGAGCAGTCGCCCGGGCGGCCGATCGTGAACTCCATCAACCTGGAGAACGGCCGTGAGCGCGTGGACGCCGTCCTCCCCCTCGTCGCCGCGCACGGCGCCGCCGTCATCGCCCTTACGATCGACAAGGATCTCGGCGGGATGGCGAAGACGGCCGAGACCAAGCTGGCCGTCGCGCGGAAGATCCACGAGATCGCCACGCAGGAGTACGGGCTGGCGCCGGACGCGCTGATCTTCGACGCGCTGACCTTCACGCTGTCCACCGGCGACGAGGAGTTCCGCCGCAGCGCGCTGGAGACCATCGAGGGGATCCGCGCCATCAAGCGCGAACTGCCGGGCGTGCTGACCACGCTGGGCGTGTCCAACGTCTCGTTCGGGCTGCAGCCGCACGCGCGCACGGTGCTGAACTCGGTCTTCCTCCATCACTGCGTGGAGGCAGGGCTGGACACGGGGATCATCAACCCGGCCCACGTGAAGCCGTACTTCGAGATCGACTCGGACGACCGCAAGCTGGCCGACGACCTGATCTTCGACCGGCGCACGGAGACGCACGACCCGCTGGCCGCGTACATCGCCCGCTTCGAGAGCGCGTCGGTCGAGCAGGAGAGCTCGGCGGACCCCACCGCGGAGATGACGCCCGAGGCGGCGCTGCACTGGAAGATCCTGCACCGCAAGAAGGACGGGGTCGAGGAGCTGATCGACGCCGCCGTGGAGAAGCTGGGCGCCGTGCCCGTGCTGAACGACGTGCTGCTCCCGGCGATGAAGGAGGTGGGCGACAAGTTCGGCGCCGGCGAGCTCATCCTCCCCTTCGTCCTCCAGAGCGCCGAGGTGATGAAGAAGGCGGTGGCGCGGCTGGAGAACTATCTCGAGAAGACCGAGGGGCAGACCAAGGGGAAGGTGGTGCTGGCGACCGTGTACGGTGACGTGCACGACATCGGCAAGAGCCTGGTGAACACCATCCTCACCAACAACGGCTACACGGTGTTCGACCTGGGGAAGCAGGTGCCGGTGAACACCATCATCGAGAAGGCCGACGAGGTGGGCGCCGACGCCATCGGCCTTTCCGCGCTCCTCGTCTCCACCAGCAAGCAGATGCCGCTCTGCGCGCAGGAGCTGTTCCGGCGCGGGAAGGAGTATCCGCTCCTGGTCGGCGGCGCGGCCATCAACCCCAGCTTCGTGCGCGCCGCCGCGGTGATCGGCGACGGCCAGCCGTACCCGTCGGGGATGTTCTACTGCAAGGACGCGTTCGAGGGGTTGTCGGTGATGGACCGGCTGATGAGCGGCGAGCGCGACAGCTGGGTGCGCGAGCACAACGAGGCGATGGTGCGCCGGAGCGAGGAGTACGCGCGCTCGAAGGCGCGCGCGGGCGAGCTGCGTCCGGCCTCGCGCGCGGGGGCCACGGTGCCCGAGGCGGACGTCCCATCGCCGCCGTTCTGGGGGTGGAAGGTGCTGGACACCATTCCCGTGGACGACGTGGTGGAGTGCATCGACCGCAACACGCTGTACCGCATGCAGTGGGGCGCGCGCAACCTGAAGGGCGAGGAGTGGGAGCGCCTGCTGCGCGAGGACTTCGAGCCGCGGCTGAAGCGCTACACGCTGGAGGCGCGGACGCAGGGATGGCTCCGCCCGCGGGCCATCTACGGCTACTTCCCCGTGGGGCGCGAGGGCGACGACGTGGTGGTGTTCGACCCGGCGGACCGCGCGAAGGAGATCGGGCGCTTCTCCTTCCCGCGGCAGGAGGACCGCGAGGAGCTGAGCCTGGCCGACTACTTCCGCCCGCTGAACGGGAACGGGCCCGGGGACGTGCTGGCGCTGCAGGTGGTGACCAGCGGCGACCGCGCGGCCGACTTCATCGCCAGGCGCAACGCCAGCGGCGACTACACCGAGGGGTACTTCCTGCACGGCTTCAGCGTGCAGACGGCGGAGGGGACGGCGGAGTACATCAACCGCCGCGTGCGCAGCGAGCTGGGGCTCGCCGAGCCGCGCGGGCTGCGCTACAGCTGGGGGTACCCCGCGTGCCCTGACATCGAGCAGCACGAGGTGCTGTTCGGCATCCTTCCGGTGAAGGAGACCATTGGCGTGGGGCTGACCAGCGCGTGGCAGCTCGATCCCGAGCAGAGCACGGCCGCGATGGTGGTGCATCACCCGGCGGCGAAGTACTTCTCGGCGGGGTGA
- a CDS encoding YezD family protein encodes MSPPATSALRAVRDGNPQPVPTVDEMILEAVRAIRFGTVQITIHDSRVVQIERTEKVRVTKS; translated from the coding sequence ATGAGCCCGCCCGCCACCTCCGCCCTGCGCGCGGTCCGCGACGGCAATCCGCAACCCGTTCCGACGGTCGACGAGATGATCCTCGAGGCGGTGCGCGCCATCCGCTTCGGCACGGTCCAGATCACGATCCACGATTCGCGGGTCGTGCAGATCGAGCGGACGGAGAAGGTGCGAGTCACGAAGTCCTGA
- a CDS encoding type II toxin-antitoxin system RelE/ParE family toxin, translating to MIISFRNRGTEDIFRQVDSQQARNLCPPDMWPVARRKLAAVDAAESLAKLKTPLGNRLHPLRRERVGQHAIRINDQYRVCFRWTESGAEDVEITDYH from the coding sequence GTGATCATCAGCTTCCGAAACCGCGGCACCGAGGACATCTTCAGACAGGTGGACTCGCAGCAGGCGCGGAATCTCTGCCCTCCGGACATGTGGCCTGTCGCGCGGCGAAAGCTGGCCGCGGTGGACGCGGCCGAATCGCTCGCCAAGCTCAAGACACCGCTTGGAAACCGGCTCCATCCTCTCCGGCGCGAGCGCGTCGGACAGCACGCGATCCGAATCAACGACCAGTACCGCGTGTGCTTCCGGTGGACCGAATCTGGAGCTGAAGATGTCGAGATCACGGACTACCACTGA
- a CDS encoding sulfate/molybdate ABC transporter ATP-binding protein, with the protein MGIRVQGVTRRFGAFTAVDDVSFEVATGELVALLGPSGGGKSTLLRIVAGLETADRGSVWLDGERVDHVPPQHRRVGFVFQHYALFRHMSVEENIGYGLKVQRVGRAERRERVAELVSIMGLSGLERRMPGQLSGGQRQRVALARSLAPRPRLLLLDEPFAAVDARVREELRAWLRRLHDEVGVTSIFVTHDQEEAFSLADRVVVIQGGRLEQAGSPQEILDDPRSEFVARFIGDVNVLEADARNHVATVGALRIPLPHPNGHARVRLVIRSYDLKFWRADDGVATVRRVVPLGDRVRVETTIDGAGPLFAQFPRRSSLLAGIEPGARVAVEATHVRAYPVEGSEIAPEPDIPAEPAAPRRLSLWGQPA; encoded by the coding sequence GTGGGAATCCGAGTGCAGGGCGTCACCCGCCGCTTCGGCGCGTTCACCGCGGTGGACGACGTGAGCTTCGAGGTGGCCACGGGCGAGCTGGTGGCGCTGCTGGGCCCCTCAGGCGGCGGCAAGAGCACGCTGCTGCGCATCGTGGCCGGGCTGGAGACGGCGGACCGCGGCTCGGTGTGGCTGGACGGCGAGCGGGTGGACCACGTGCCGCCGCAGCACCGCCGCGTGGGGTTCGTCTTCCAGCACTACGCGCTGTTCCGCCACATGAGCGTGGAGGAGAACATCGGCTACGGGCTGAAGGTGCAGCGCGTCGGCAGGGCGGAGAGGCGCGAGCGGGTGGCCGAGCTGGTGTCGATCATGGGGCTGTCGGGGCTGGAGCGGCGGATGCCCGGCCAGCTCTCGGGCGGGCAGCGGCAGCGCGTGGCCCTAGCCCGGTCGCTGGCCCCGCGCCCGCGGCTCCTTCTCCTCGACGAGCCGTTCGCCGCTGTGGACGCGCGGGTGCGCGAAGAGCTGCGCGCATGGCTGCGGAGGCTGCACGACGAGGTGGGCGTCACCTCGATCTTCGTGACGCACGACCAGGAAGAGGCGTTCTCGCTGGCCGACCGCGTGGTGGTGATCCAGGGCGGGCGGCTGGAGCAGGCCGGCTCGCCGCAGGAGATCCTGGACGACCCGCGATCGGAGTTCGTGGCCCGCTTCATCGGCGACGTGAACGTGCTGGAAGCCGACGCGCGCAACCACGTGGCCACGGTCGGCGCGCTCCGCATTCCCCTGCCCCACCCCAACGGCCACGCGCGGGTGCGCCTGGTCATCCGCTCGTACGACCTGAAGTTCTGGCGCGCCGACGACGGCGTGGCCACGGTCCGCCGCGTGGTGCCGCTGGGCGACCGGGTGCGGGTCGAGACGACCATCGACGGCGCGGGGCCGCTCTTCGCGCAGTTCCCGCGGCGCAGCTCGCTGCTGGCGGGGATCGAGCCGGGCGCGCGCGTGGCCGTCGAGGCCACCCACGTCCGCGCCTACCCGGTCGAGGGAAGCGAGATCGCGCCGGAGCCCGACATCCCCGCGGAGCCCGCCGCGCCGCGCCGCCTTTCGCTCTGGGGGCAGCCCGCATGA
- a CDS encoding bifunctional homocysteine S-methyltransferase/methylenetetrahydrofolate reductase, with translation MPDFRELLADGRPHLFDGAMGTMLYGKGVYINRCYDELNVSQPDLVRDIHRAYVKAGAEILETNSYGGNRPKLARHGLEDRLEEINLRAAQVARAAAGDRACVAGAMGPLGMRIEPYGPTSVAEARGFFREQAAALAAGGVDLFVLETFSDLDEIEQALLGVRDVSDLPVVAQMVIREDGRTPFGTEAAVLVERLDELGADVVGLNCSVGPNAMLNVAERLVAATTRPISMQPNAGLPRDVDGRTIYMASPEYMATYAARMIRKGVRFVGGCCGTTPEHVARICGALRMLSPVQQPRVFVGGGETDGTAFEPVPLAERSSWGAKLARGEFLTTVEIVPPRGTNPEPMLEGVRLLKEAGVDGVNVPDGPRAQSRMGALATALLIHQRVGIEPVIHYCCRDRNLLGMLSDLLGAQALGLRNMLFITGDPPKMGPYPDATAVFDIDAIGLTNLAARLNRGLDPGGNVLGEPTSFVVGVGVNPGAEDFEHEMRRFYWKVDAGAEYCITQPVFDLRQLERFVNHIEREGIRIPVIAGVWPLVSARNAEFLANEVPGVVVPEGVLERMRRASAEGKEQGTLEGTMVAQEMLRDALGMIQGVQVSAPFGRVPLALKVFEVLPGREPQAAPDAAATTEVTAAVV, from the coding sequence ATGCCCGACTTTCGCGAGCTGCTGGCCGACGGACGCCCGCACCTGTTCGACGGTGCCATGGGCACCATGCTGTACGGCAAGGGCGTCTACATCAACCGCTGCTACGACGAGCTGAACGTCAGCCAGCCGGACCTGGTGCGCGACATCCACCGCGCCTACGTGAAGGCCGGCGCCGAGATCCTGGAGACGAACAGCTACGGCGGCAACCGCCCCAAGCTGGCGCGCCACGGGCTGGAAGACCGGCTGGAGGAGATCAACCTCAGGGCCGCCCAGGTGGCCCGCGCGGCCGCCGGCGACCGCGCCTGCGTGGCCGGCGCGATGGGGCCGCTGGGGATGCGCATCGAGCCGTACGGGCCCACTTCCGTCGCCGAGGCGCGCGGCTTCTTCCGCGAGCAGGCGGCGGCGCTGGCGGCCGGCGGCGTGGACCTGTTCGTCCTGGAAACCTTCAGCGACCTGGACGAGATCGAGCAGGCGCTGCTGGGCGTCCGCGACGTCTCCGACCTCCCCGTGGTCGCGCAGATGGTGATCCGCGAGGACGGGCGCACGCCGTTCGGCACCGAGGCCGCCGTGCTGGTGGAGCGGCTGGACGAGCTGGGTGCCGACGTGGTCGGGCTCAACTGCTCGGTGGGGCCCAACGCGATGCTGAACGTGGCCGAGCGGCTGGTGGCGGCCACCACGCGCCCCATCTCCATGCAGCCCAACGCCGGCCTCCCGCGCGACGTGGACGGGCGCACCATCTACATGGCCAGCCCCGAGTACATGGCGACGTATGCCGCGCGGATGATCCGCAAGGGCGTGCGCTTCGTGGGCGGGTGCTGCGGGACCACGCCGGAGCACGTCGCGCGCATCTGTGGGGCGCTGCGCATGCTCTCGCCCGTGCAGCAGCCGCGCGTGTTCGTGGGCGGCGGCGAGACGGACGGCACGGCGTTCGAGCCGGTGCCGCTGGCGGAGCGCTCCAGCTGGGGCGCCAAGCTCGCCCGCGGCGAGTTCCTGACCACGGTGGAGATCGTGCCGCCGCGGGGGACCAATCCCGAGCCGATGCTGGAAGGGGTGCGGCTGCTGAAGGAGGCGGGGGTCGACGGGGTGAACGTGCCCGACGGCCCGCGCGCGCAGAGCCGCATGGGGGCGCTGGCCACGGCGCTGCTCATCCACCAGCGCGTGGGGATCGAGCCGGTGATCCACTACTGCTGCCGCGACCGCAACCTGCTGGGGATGCTCAGCGACCTCCTCGGCGCGCAGGCGCTGGGGCTGCGGAACATGCTGTTCATCACCGGCGACCCGCCCAAGATGGGCCCGTACCCGGACGCGACCGCGGTCTTCGACATCGACGCGATCGGGCTGACCAACCTGGCGGCGCGGCTGAACCGCGGGCTGGACCCCGGCGGCAACGTGCTGGGCGAGCCCACCTCGTTCGTCGTCGGCGTGGGCGTGAACCCCGGCGCCGAGGACTTCGAGCACGAGATGCGGCGCTTCTACTGGAAGGTGGACGCGGGCGCGGAGTACTGCATCACCCAGCCGGTGTTCGACCTGCGCCAGCTGGAGCGCTTCGTGAACCACATCGAGCGCGAGGGGATCAGGATTCCCGTGATCGCGGGCGTGTGGCCGCTGGTGTCGGCGCGCAACGCCGAGTTCCTGGCCAACGAGGTCCCCGGCGTGGTCGTGCCCGAGGGGGTGCTGGAGCGGATGCGCCGCGCGAGCGCCGAGGGGAAGGAGCAGGGGACGCTGGAGGGCACCATGGTCGCGCAGGAGATGCTCCGCGACGCGCTGGGGATGATCCAGGGTGTGCAGGTGAGCGCCCCGTTCGGGCGCGTGCCGCTGGCGCTGAAGGTGTTCGAGGTGCTCCCCGGCCGCGAGCCGCAGGCGGCGCCGGATGCCGCGGCGACGACGGAGGTGACGGCCGCGGTGGTGTGA
- a CDS encoding OprO/OprP family phosphate-selective porin, producing the protein MRRNRTFAGAAALWAALALVPGGAAAQGASASPPAEGPAAAPADTAEPGDTAARHVEELEQRVRILERRLELDHEAAAAAKASASTLTAGPEGVQFRSADGAYAVSFRGYVHSDGRFFVQGAAKSASTLELRRVRPILEGTVARHYGFRLMADFGEGKVLVQDAYLDARLFPFLRVRTGKFKPPIGLERLQSATALAFVERALPTALVPNRDVGVQLWGDVGGGAVSYAAGVFNGVADGASGDLDADGRKEVAGRVFAQPFRNRPSGFLRGWGFGVAASHGSERGSAAAPGLASYKSPGQQTFFAWRANGQAAGTAIAGGAHDRISPQAFFYRGPLGVLAEHVTSRQQVRRDTSAARLTSRAWQVAAGYVLTGEDASFAGVRPRQAFDPSKHAPGAIELTARLSALEADPHAFPLFADPARSARAAREWAVGANWYLNRNVKVTLDYGRTRFRGGAADGGDRQAEEGILTRLQLAF; encoded by the coding sequence ATGCGCAGGAACCGAACATTCGCGGGGGCGGCCGCGCTGTGGGCGGCGCTCGCGCTGGTGCCAGGAGGCGCGGCGGCGCAGGGCGCGTCCGCGTCGCCGCCGGCGGAGGGGCCCGCCGCGGCGCCCGCGGACACGGCGGAGCCGGGCGACACCGCCGCGCGCCACGTGGAGGAGCTGGAGCAGCGCGTCCGCATCCTGGAGCGGCGGCTGGAGCTGGACCACGAGGCCGCCGCGGCGGCGAAGGCATCGGCCTCCACCCTCACCGCCGGGCCGGAAGGGGTGCAGTTCCGCTCGGCGGACGGCGCGTACGCGGTGAGCTTCCGCGGCTACGTGCACAGCGACGGTCGCTTCTTCGTGCAGGGCGCGGCAAAGTCCGCCAGCACGCTGGAGTTGCGCCGCGTCCGCCCCATCCTGGAGGGCACCGTGGCGCGCCACTACGGCTTCCGGCTGATGGCGGACTTCGGCGAGGGGAAGGTGCTGGTGCAGGACGCGTATCTGGACGCGCGCCTCTTCCCCTTCCTGCGCGTCCGCACGGGAAAGTTCAAGCCGCCCATCGGGCTGGAGCGGCTGCAGTCGGCGACGGCGCTGGCGTTCGTGGAGCGCGCGCTCCCCACCGCGCTCGTCCCCAACCGCGACGTCGGCGTGCAGCTCTGGGGCGATGTCGGTGGTGGCGCCGTCTCCTACGCGGCGGGGGTGTTCAACGGCGTGGCGGACGGCGCCAGCGGCGATCTGGACGCGGACGGGCGCAAGGAGGTGGCAGGGCGCGTGTTCGCGCAGCCGTTCCGCAACCGGCCCAGCGGCTTCCTGCGCGGCTGGGGCTTCGGCGTGGCGGCCTCGCACGGAAGCGAGCGGGGGAGCGCGGCGGCGCCGGGGCTGGCGTCCTACAAATCGCCCGGGCAGCAGACGTTCTTTGCCTGGCGCGCCAACGGCCAGGCGGCGGGAACGGCGATCGCCGGCGGCGCGCATGACCGCATCTCGCCGCAGGCCTTCTTCTACCGCGGCCCGCTGGGCGTGCTGGCCGAGCACGTGACCTCGCGGCAGCAGGTGCGGCGCGACACCTCGGCCGCGCGGCTCACCAGCCGGGCGTGGCAGGTGGCGGCGGGATACGTCCTCACCGGCGAGGACGCGTCGTTCGCCGGGGTGCGGCCGCGGCAGGCGTTCGATCCGTCGAAGCACGCGCCCGGGGCGATCGAGTTGACCGCGCGGCTCAGTGCGCTGGAGGCCGATCCCCACGCTTTCCCGCTCTTCGCCGACCCGGCGCGGTCGGCGCGCGCGGCGCGGGAGTGGGCGGTGGGCGCCAACTGGTACCTGAACCGCAACGTGAAGGTGACGCTGGACTACGGCCGCACCCGCTTCCGCGGCGGCGCGGCGGACGGCGGCGACCGGCAGGCCGAGGAGGGGATCCTCACCCGCCTGCAGCTCGCCTTCTGA